The bacterium genomic interval GGTCGTAGAGAGACTGAACGCACTCTCACGGCAAATGTTGAATAGCGGATTTCAGCCGATTCTGGTGACGGCTCCCGGTATCCGCAGTTTCTTCCGGCGTTTGCTTGAGCCGGAAATGCCGAATTTGGTGGTCTTATCGCTCGGAGAACTGCCTCCGACCACCAAGGTGGTTCCCATGGGAATGTTGAATCTGGAAGGGTAGGCGGCAATGAACACACAGAAGTTCGTGGCTCCCACGATGAAAGAGGCGATCGCCCGAATCAAGGAGGAACTGGGCGAGGATGCCCTCATCATCCGTTCCGAGAGGGTGAAAGTGGGTGGGTCGCTCAACCGGTTTCGATCGGAAATGATTGAAGTTACCGCGGCCAGTGCCGAGGAAATGAAGGGCGAAGCTCAGGCTGGCCCCGAATTTGCTCAAACCTTGGAACGGAGCTTATCTCGATCCTCGATGCCTGAACCGTCCCCAATAGCGGATCCCCGACTTGGCCAAATCTCCGATGAAGTCCGGCAGCTCAGGGAAGACCTGAGCGATTTGGGCAGGCTTCTTAAGTACAGCCAAATAGAGAAGATGCCTCGGGAGCTTGTCCGCCTGTGGAAGAAAATGGGGGAGTCGGGTGTCAATGGCGAATGGGCGACCGATTTGGCACAGGAAGCCTTGCTCCGGCTTCGGCCCGATGAACTCGTGTCCGCGGTAGCCGTTGAGAGCCATCTGATCCAGAAGATTTCCGGCGTCGTGCGACAGAGTTCCCAACCTCCTCCAAAGCTGAACCGAAGCTATAAGATTGTCGCGGTGGGATCTCCGGGAGCGGGGAAGACCACGCTGGTGCAGAAACTCGCGTCCGATCCGGCGGCCTATGGCAAGCGAAAAGTGGGGCTGATCTCGCTGGACACGCATCGGATGGCCGCCATCGAGCAACTGAAGGCTTTCGCACGCATCGCCGGGGTGCCGCTGGAGATCGTCTTTCAACCGGCGCAATTGTCTGACGCCGCCAAGCGTTTGTCGGGCTCGGAAGTGATTCTGGTGGACACGCCCGGCTGCACGGCCGCCGACCACGGCAAACTGGATCTTCTCGACGGCTTTCTGCGTCAGCTTGACTGCGATGAAGTCCACCTCGTTCTCAACTCGTCCATGCGCGACGAAGAAATGAACTATGCGGGGCATCGTTTCCGCGACGTCGGCATCACTCATCTCAGCTTTACGCACATAGATGAGACGCTGCGGCAGGGCTATCTGCTGAACGTAGCTCGAGTCGCCGAACGGCCGATCGCGTGGATCAGCCGGGGACAGGGATTCGTCGGCTGCATAGAAAGATTCACCCCGGAGCATCTCCGCCGCTGGATGACTCTCGATCAAGCGGAGAGCAAGGCTGAGTCGGCACGCGAAACACTATCATCGGTACCCGTTAAGTAATCGCCATGGCCGCCAAACCGCCCAAGTCTGAGCTTCTCGAACTTCTGAAACTGCTTCGCCGCATCCTGGTGCTCGCGGTGGCGGTCTATGGGCTGGTTCGCGGGATGCCTTACGATGCCTTGCTGTTTCGGCTGGCGATTCTGTGGGCGGTGTTGTATATCTGCTCGGGAGTTGTGGATACCGTGTTTCGACGGTTGAGCTTTCGGACTACACTTCAACCCGTTGGGCCGGCTCCCCAAGAATCCGCACCGGCCACCAAACCGAAAGGCAAGACCGCCGAGAAGCCGAAAGAAAGCAGTCGTTTGCCGGCCGTGAGCGGCGAGCAAGCCAGATAATCCATGAAAGCCGTTACCGCATCCAGCGCAGGCTGGGAAGCCTACGTGCAAACGCGCAGCCCCGAGATCCGGGAACAACTGCTGGTGCAGTATCTCCCGCTGGTGCGGCGCGTGGCGGGCCGCATGGTGGGAACCATGCCCCGCAGCGTGCGGCTGGATGATCTGGTTTCGGCCGGCGTGGTGGGGCTGCTGTCGAGTTTCGACAACTTCGACCCGAGTCTGGGAATCAAGTTCGAGACCTTCGCGATGAACCGCATTCGCGGCGCAATGGTGGACAGCCTCCGCGAATTGGATTGGGTTCCCCGCTCCGTTCGCCAGAAAGTGCGTCAACTCGAACGAGTCGTCGAAGCGCTTACGCAGGAATTCGGCCGGCCCCCGGAAGATGCCGAGATCGCCGAACGCCTCAATGTATCGCTCGACGAGTATTTGCACATGCTCGACGAGGTCAACGTCACCACGTTGCTCTCGCTGGACGATACCTTCCCCAGCATGCTCGGTGACGGAACGACACTCGGCGATCAGGCCACCGACCTCGACGCGCTGACGAGTCATGACCGGCTCGAAGAAGGCGAATTGCGCGACGTGTTGGTGCACAACTTGAAACGACTTCCCGATCAGGAACGGCTGGTCGTCGCATTGTACTACTACGAAGAACTGACGTTCAAGGAAATTGGAGCGATTCTGCGGCTCACCGAATCGCGGGTATCGCAAATCCACAGCAAGGCCATCTTGAAGTTGAGAGCCGGAGTGCGTCAGCGGATGAACCGCTGACCGCGGCTCGGTGCAGAGGGAGGTGCTGATGATTCGACCCCTCGAACACCATGAGCGTCTTCACCCAACCGAATACGTAAACCGGGTCAAACAGACCGAAGCGACTCATTCCTCGTCGTCCCGCGATTTTTCCTATGAAATCGAGGAAGCCTCGCGCGAAAGCAAAGGTCGCGAACATCCGGGCCGCGAACTCGGTGAAGACACTTACGAACCGTCCGAAAACGAATCGCCGCCGTCCAAAGAGGAGCCGGTCCCGGTCAAGGATGAACCGCCCCCACCCGACGACGGCAGCTTAGACATTGTCGTGTGATATGAGAACTCTGCAAAGCCTTTTCATCGCCGCGCTGCTTGCGCTTGGCATCTTGTGCGGCCCGGCATTCGCCGCTTCGCCATCTGAGCTCATAGACTTGCGAGTCGGCCGGCACAAGAGCTTTGACCGGGTGGTGTTTGAATTCCCCACGGAAGTGCCGCGCCAGATATCCGTCATCGGGGAACATCAAGTGCGGGTGCAATTCACCGGCGCGGTCGCGAAGCCGGGATTTAATCTCCCGCGCCTGCCTCAGAGCCTGATCGCCCTGGCGGGTATTCAAGTCAATCAGACCAGTGATAAGAATCTGGTCGTGGACATCTTCCTTAAGCGCGACGTATCGCCGTCGGAACTCGCCCTGGCCGGAAATACGTGGCGTCTGGCGGTGGATTTCGCGCCCCGGATGTCCGAACAGCCGGCGGGTAAACCGGAGTATATTCCGGGCGATCGGCCTATTCCCACGACGTTTGCCGAAGCGGCTCCCACTCCCGCCGCAACCGACACACTGGATGCGGCGCAGATTCACTCCGTCCTGGCCTACTTCTTCCTGTCGCGGGGGGATACGCAGAGTGCGTTGCGAGAAGCTCTGGCCTATCGGGAGACCTCCGGCCAGATGCTATCGCTGACACTGCCGGAGGAATCGGATCCGGCGGAGTCCACGCCTGACGAATCGCCGCCGCCCGATCACGCCCGGTTGCGTCTCTTCTTTTTGCCCTGGCCCTACGCATTGGGAATCATTTTCGGATTGGGACTGCTTATCGGTCTTATCTTAGTGCGCGTGTTGCCGCAGAAGAAGATTTCGCTCGCGCTGCCAAGCTTCAAGTTGCCGCGTTTCAAGTTGCCAAAACTCTCCCTGCCCAAGAGAAAGCCCAAAGAGTCGGCGCCCGACATCTCGG includes:
- a CDS encoding 50S ribosome-binding GTPase, which produces MNTQKFVAPTMKEAIARIKEELGEDALIIRSERVKVGGSLNRFRSEMIEVTAASAEEMKGEAQAGPEFAQTLERSLSRSSMPEPSPIADPRLGQISDEVRQLREDLSDLGRLLKYSQIEKMPRELVRLWKKMGESGVNGEWATDLAQEALLRLRPDELVSAVAVESHLIQKISGVVRQSSQPPPKLNRSYKIVAVGSPGAGKTTLVQKLASDPAAYGKRKVGLISLDTHRMAAIEQLKAFARIAGVPLEIVFQPAQLSDAAKRLSGSEVILVDTPGCTAADHGKLDLLDGFLRQLDCDEVHLVLNSSMRDEEMNYAGHRFRDVGITHLSFTHIDETLRQGYLLNVARVAERPIAWISRGQGFVGCIERFTPEHLRRWMTLDQAESKAESARETLSSVPVK
- a CDS encoding FliA/WhiG family RNA polymerase sigma factor — translated: MKAVTASSAGWEAYVQTRSPEIREQLLVQYLPLVRRVAGRMVGTMPRSVRLDDLVSAGVVGLLSSFDNFDPSLGIKFETFAMNRIRGAMVDSLRELDWVPRSVRQKVRQLERVVEALTQEFGRPPEDAEIAERLNVSLDEYLHMLDEVNVTTLLSLDDTFPSMLGDGTTLGDQATDLDALTSHDRLEEGELRDVLVHNLKRLPDQERLVVALYYYEELTFKEIGAILRLTESRVSQIHSKAILKLRAGVRQRMNR